Proteins from one Oryza sativa Japonica Group chromosome 12, ASM3414082v1 genomic window:
- the LOC4352874 gene encoding xylulose kinase 2 isoform X1 → MAMAADGDHCRLPDDSLFLGFDCSTQSLKATVLDAGLTAVAHDAVHFDSDLPHYATHGGVLRDPSGGDPGRVVSPPLMWAEALDLLLARLAPRVDYARVAAVSGGAQQHGSVYWKRGAAAVLASLDPARGLAPQLAAALATTESPVWMDSSTAAQCREVEAAVGGALELARMTGCRAHERCTGPQIRKMYQARRRVYDDTERISLVSSFMASLLVGGYACIDETDGAGMNLMDITTRELRRDALEATAPDLEDKIGKLAPAHAVAGTLSPYFVQRFQFSSNCLVVQWSGDNPNSLAGLTLSDPGDLAISLGTSDTVFGITDLPEPSLDGNILPNPVDPKTYMVMLCYKNGSLTREDVRNRYADGSWDVFNKHLENTAPLNGRKLGYYYNEPEILPPLPVGFHRYVVSSSASGSLDEMVEHQINQFDPPSEVRAIIEGQFLSMRGHAERCGLPVPPKRIIATGGASSNQIILKTMASIFGCSVYTVQRPDSASLGAALRAAHGWICNQKGKFVPVSCLHSDRLNRTSLSIKLAAPFGDSEEDIDLLNNYTLLMKKRLEIEQKLVEKFGRHS, encoded by the exons ATGGCCATGGCGGCTGATGGTGATCACTGCCGCCTCCCCGACGACTCCCTCTTCCTCGGCTTCGATTGCTCCACGCA GTCGCTGAAAGCCACGGTGCTGGACGCCGGCCTCACCGCCGTCGCCCACGACGCCGTCCACTTCGACTCCGACCTGCCGCACTACGCCACCCATGGCGGCGTCCTCCGGGACCCATCCGGCGGCGACCCGGGCCGCgtcgtgtcgccgccgctcaTGTGGGCCGAGGCGCTGGACCTGCTGCTCGCCAGGCTCGCGCCCAGGGTGGACtacgcccgcgtcgccgccgtctccggcggcgCGCAGCAGCACGGCAGCGTCTACTGgaagcgcggcgcggcggcggtgctcgcgTCCCTCGACCCGGCCAGGGGCCTGGCACCGCagctcgccgcggcgctcgcCACGACGGAGTCGCCGGTGTGGATGGACAGCAGCACGGCGGCGCAGTGccgggaggtggaggcggcggtcggcggcgcgcTGGAGCTGGCCAGGATGACCGGGTGCCGCGCGCACGAGCGGTGCACAGGCCCGCAGATCAGGAAGATGTACCAGGCGAGGCGGCGCGTGTACGACGACACCGAGAGGATCTCGCTCGTGAGCTCGTTCATGGCGTCGCTGCTCGTCGGCGGCTACGCCTGCATCGACGAGACCGACGGCGCGGGGATGAACTTGATGGACATCACCACGCGCGAGTTGCGCAGGGACGCCCTTGAG GCTACTGCTCCTGATTTAGAAGACAAGATTGGGAAGCTAGCACCGGCGCATGCTGTTGCAGGAACTTTATCTCCTTATTTCGTTCAGAG ATTTCAGTTTTCAAGCAACTGTCTAGTTGTTCAGTGGTCAGGGGACAACCCCAACAGCCTTGCAG GTTTAACTTTGAGCGATCCTGGTGATCTAGCAATCAGTCTTGGGACAAGTGATACA GTTTTTGGGATAACTGATTTACCTGAACCATCCCTGGATGGGAACATCCTCCCTAACCCAGTGGACCCCAAGACATATATGGTTATGCTTTGCTACAAAAATGGCTCTCTAACACGGGAAG ATGTCCGCAATCGTTATGCTGACGGGTCATGGGATGTGTTCAACAAGCATTTGGAGAATACAGCTCCTTTAAATG GAAGAAAATTGGGATATTACTACAATGAGCCTGAGATTCTGCCACCACTTCCAG TTGGGTTTCACCGTTACGTTGTCAGCTCCTCAGCCAGTGGATCTTTAGATGAGATGGTGGAGCATCAGATAAACCAGTTTGATCCTCCTTCAGAA GTCCGTGCAATAATAGAAGGGCAGTTCCTGTCCATGAGGGGCCATGCTGAAAGGTGTGGTCTGCCAGTGCCTCCAAAGCGGATTATAGCGACCGGTGGAGCATCGTCGAACCAGATCATTCTCAAGACGATGGCATCCATTTTTGGCTGCTCGGTTTACACCGTCCAAAGACCAG ACTCTGCCTCACTGGGTGCTGCTCTTAGAGCAGCCCATGGGTGGATTTGCAACCAGAAAGGCAAGTTTGTGCCTGTTTCATGTCTGCACTCGGACAGACTGAATAGAACATCACTAAGCATTAAGCTGGCTGCTCCATTTGGAGACTCGGAGGAGGACATTGACCTTCTGAACAACTACACGTTGTTGATGAAGAAAAGGCTGGAGATTGAACAGAAGCTTGTCGAGAAGTTTGGTCGACATTCATGA
- the LOC4352874 gene encoding xylulose kinase 2 isoform X2, translated as MAMAADGDHCRLPDDSLFLGFDCSTQSLKATVLDAGLTAVAHDAVHFDSDLPHYATHGGVLRDPSGGDPGRVVSPPLMWAEALDLLLARLAPRVDYARVAAVSGGAQQHGSVYWKRGAAAVLASLDPARGLAPQLAAALATTESPVWMDSSTAAQCREVEAAVGGALELARMTGCRAHERCTGPQIRKMYQARRRVYDDTERISLVSSFMASLLVGGYACIDETDGAGMNLMDITTRELRRDALEATAPDLEDKIGKLAPAHAVAGTLSPYFVQRFQFSSNCLVVQWSGDNPNSLAGLTLSDPGDLAISLGTSDTVFGITDLPEPSLDGNILPNPVDPKTYMVMLCYKNGSLTREDVRNRYADGSWDVFNKHLENTAPLNGRKLGYYYNEPEILPPLPVGFHRYVVSSSASGSLDEMVEHQINQFDPPSEVRAIIEGQFLSMRGHAERCGLPVPPKRIIATGGASSNQIILKTMASIFGCSVYTVQRPAMLN; from the exons ATGGCCATGGCGGCTGATGGTGATCACTGCCGCCTCCCCGACGACTCCCTCTTCCTCGGCTTCGATTGCTCCACGCA GTCGCTGAAAGCCACGGTGCTGGACGCCGGCCTCACCGCCGTCGCCCACGACGCCGTCCACTTCGACTCCGACCTGCCGCACTACGCCACCCATGGCGGCGTCCTCCGGGACCCATCCGGCGGCGACCCGGGCCGCgtcgtgtcgccgccgctcaTGTGGGCCGAGGCGCTGGACCTGCTGCTCGCCAGGCTCGCGCCCAGGGTGGACtacgcccgcgtcgccgccgtctccggcggcgCGCAGCAGCACGGCAGCGTCTACTGgaagcgcggcgcggcggcggtgctcgcgTCCCTCGACCCGGCCAGGGGCCTGGCACCGCagctcgccgcggcgctcgcCACGACGGAGTCGCCGGTGTGGATGGACAGCAGCACGGCGGCGCAGTGccgggaggtggaggcggcggtcggcggcgcgcTGGAGCTGGCCAGGATGACCGGGTGCCGCGCGCACGAGCGGTGCACAGGCCCGCAGATCAGGAAGATGTACCAGGCGAGGCGGCGCGTGTACGACGACACCGAGAGGATCTCGCTCGTGAGCTCGTTCATGGCGTCGCTGCTCGTCGGCGGCTACGCCTGCATCGACGAGACCGACGGCGCGGGGATGAACTTGATGGACATCACCACGCGCGAGTTGCGCAGGGACGCCCTTGAG GCTACTGCTCCTGATTTAGAAGACAAGATTGGGAAGCTAGCACCGGCGCATGCTGTTGCAGGAACTTTATCTCCTTATTTCGTTCAGAG ATTTCAGTTTTCAAGCAACTGTCTAGTTGTTCAGTGGTCAGGGGACAACCCCAACAGCCTTGCAG GTTTAACTTTGAGCGATCCTGGTGATCTAGCAATCAGTCTTGGGACAAGTGATACA GTTTTTGGGATAACTGATTTACCTGAACCATCCCTGGATGGGAACATCCTCCCTAACCCAGTGGACCCCAAGACATATATGGTTATGCTTTGCTACAAAAATGGCTCTCTAACACGGGAAG ATGTCCGCAATCGTTATGCTGACGGGTCATGGGATGTGTTCAACAAGCATTTGGAGAATACAGCTCCTTTAAATG GAAGAAAATTGGGATATTACTACAATGAGCCTGAGATTCTGCCACCACTTCCAG TTGGGTTTCACCGTTACGTTGTCAGCTCCTCAGCCAGTGGATCTTTAGATGAGATGGTGGAGCATCAGATAAACCAGTTTGATCCTCCTTCAGAA GTCCGTGCAATAATAGAAGGGCAGTTCCTGTCCATGAGGGGCCATGCTGAAAGGTGTGGTCTGCCAGTGCCTCCAAAGCGGATTATAGCGACCGGTGGAGCATCGTCGAACCAGATCATTCTCAAGACGATGGCATCCATTTTTGGCTGCTCGGTTTACACCGTCCAAAGACCAG CAATGCTCAATTGA